The following proteins are co-located in the Gordonia polyisoprenivorans genome:
- a CDS encoding replication-associated recombination protein A, producing the protein MNGLFDTPDPASPCSGPAVGVSAPLAVRMRPRSLDEIIGQTHLLGSGSPLRRLINGSGAASVLLYGPPGTGKTTMASLISTAAGGRFEALSALSAGVKEVRAVIEVARRRLVDGEQTVLFIDEVHRFSKTQQDALLDAVENRIVLLVAATTENPSFSVVSPLLSRSLVLRLRSLTDDDIREVLRRAVTDERGLGGAVRVTDGAYDHLVAVAGGDARRALTALEAAADVVSQDRSDPDAQGDASEIPAVDLADVEAAIDKAAVRYDRDGDQHYDVTSAFIKSIRGSDVDAALHYLARMIAAGEDPRFIARRLMIHASEDIGMADPMALQTAVAAAQVVALVGMPEAKLALTQATIHLATAPKSAGVVGAIGAALADVEAGKAGAVPPHLRDSHYAGAKKMGSGVGYRYPHDDPDGVVPQQYPPDELVGVDYYQPTDHGFEREIGPRVGKLRSIIRRATSKRR; encoded by the coding sequence ATGAACGGACTTTTCGACACTCCCGATCCCGCGTCACCCTGCAGCGGACCCGCCGTCGGCGTCTCGGCGCCGCTCGCCGTCCGGATGCGGCCCCGCTCACTCGACGAGATCATCGGGCAGACCCATCTGCTGGGTTCGGGGTCGCCGTTGCGTCGACTCATCAACGGTTCCGGTGCGGCGTCGGTGCTGCTCTACGGCCCACCGGGCACCGGCAAGACCACCATGGCGTCGCTGATCTCCACCGCGGCCGGCGGGCGGTTCGAGGCGCTGTCGGCGCTGTCGGCCGGGGTCAAAGAGGTGCGGGCGGTCATCGAGGTGGCCCGCCGACGACTCGTCGACGGCGAGCAGACCGTTCTGTTCATCGACGAGGTCCATCGCTTCTCCAAGACCCAGCAGGACGCGTTGCTCGACGCCGTCGAGAACCGGATCGTGTTGCTGGTGGCTGCCACGACGGAGAATCCGTCGTTCTCGGTGGTCTCGCCGCTGCTGTCGCGCTCGCTGGTGCTGCGGTTGCGGTCGCTGACCGACGACGACATCCGCGAGGTTCTTCGCCGGGCGGTCACCGACGAGCGCGGTCTCGGCGGGGCGGTTCGCGTGACCGACGGCGCCTACGATCACCTCGTCGCGGTTGCCGGTGGCGACGCCCGGCGCGCGTTGACGGCCCTGGAGGCCGCCGCCGACGTCGTGTCCCAGGATCGGTCCGATCCCGATGCGCAGGGCGACGCGAGCGAGATCCCGGCGGTGGATCTCGCCGACGTGGAAGCGGCCATCGACAAGGCCGCGGTGCGCTACGACCGCGACGGCGACCAGCACTACGACGTCACCTCGGCGTTCATCAAGTCCATCCGCGGGTCCGACGTCGACGCCGCACTGCACTATCTGGCGCGGATGATCGCCGCGGGGGAGGACCCGCGATTCATCGCGCGGCGGCTGATGATCCATGCCAGCGAGGACATCGGGATGGCCGACCCGATGGCCCTGCAGACCGCTGTTGCCGCCGCGCAGGTGGTGGCGCTGGTCGGGATGCCCGAGGCGAAACTGGCTCTGACACAAGCCACCATCCATCTCGCGACCGCACCGAAGTCGGCGGGCGTCGTCGGCGCGATCGGAGCCGCGCTGGCCGACGTCGAGGCCGGGAAGGCCGGCGCCGTACCGCCTCATCTGCGGGACAGCCACTACGCCGGCGCGAAGAAGATGGGCAGCGGCGTCGGCTATCGCTATCCGCACGATGACCCCGATGGTGTTGTGCCGCAACAGTATCCGCCGGACGAGCTGGTCGGTGTCGACTACTACCAGCCGACCGACCACGGCTTCGAACGCGAAATCGGGCCGCGGGTGGGCAAATTGCGATCGATCATTCGGCGGGCAACCTCGAAGCGACGCTGA
- the mltG gene encoding endolytic transglycosylase MltG — MSDERHRNRHRDRADHPAEGMDPDRLRYFTQPVDGRPHTRHRRRRTGTADTPSGSRPAAPASPDDRLPGPGTAPQTSAPQTPAPQAPAQRPAADTTPSAPQPTLRSRAQRSDPGTAPIPVSQPAQPQRTEPPRTEPRRTEPPRAEPPRAQPERIEPDVSSAPAATGRSVVGGRSSQRRRDSGVAPGALAALAEPTLTGSQADARVADHPDTDSLDVHARVDHDLTEPHDLVEPADDTVVPPFADDTVVSPLADDTVLAPVSDDSHPDLDDHPERRPAAVARRRRRRIGMAVVAVVMLALVAGVGYWGADKAGLFDSRKDYSNAAGTADVLVHVPANASIKQIGGILVDDNVVGSVRAFVDAADGASLSSGYYKLRTQIPAAEAVKMITDADSTNRVGRIVIPPGTPLDTKRDTSGRVTPGIFAMIADQTGVEINGQRLGVTEQQLSDAAANASITELGVPSWAQESVTALNGDHRRIEGLIAPVTWEDIDPHDNATQILNTLITRSAAMDEGWGLVSNNKSGLSPYQTLVAASLLQGEVQPDDYPKVARVILNRLAKGQRLEFDSTANYTASVVDLNLHDDALKADTPWNTYVRQGLPPTPIGAVAEPSVEAMEQPADGDWLYFVTVDSKGTTLFTDDFDQHRRNIATACQNKFITCR, encoded by the coding sequence GTGAGCGACGAACGGCATCGGAATCGCCATCGGGACCGAGCGGATCACCCCGCCGAGGGCATGGACCCCGACCGATTGCGCTATTTCACACAGCCGGTGGACGGGCGACCCCACACCCGGCATCGCCGCCGCCGCACCGGTACGGCGGACACCCCGTCGGGATCGCGGCCGGCCGCGCCGGCATCACCGGATGATCGCCTGCCCGGGCCCGGGACCGCACCCCAGACATCGGCACCCCAGACACCTGCACCCCAGGCCCCCGCACAGCGGCCCGCGGCCGACACGACCCCGTCGGCGCCGCAACCGACGCTGCGCTCGCGCGCACAACGTTCGGATCCCGGCACCGCTCCCATCCCGGTGTCGCAGCCGGCCCAACCACAGCGCACCGAACCACCGCGCACCGAACCACGGCGCACCGAACCACCGCGGGCCGAACCACCGCGGGCGCAGCCGGAGCGGATCGAACCAGACGTGTCGTCCGCCCCGGCGGCCACGGGCCGGTCGGTGGTCGGTGGTCGGTCGTCGCAGCGCAGACGGGACAGCGGTGTCGCTCCGGGCGCGCTGGCCGCACTGGCCGAACCGACGCTCACGGGTTCGCAGGCCGATGCGCGCGTCGCCGATCACCCCGACACCGACTCTCTCGACGTTCATGCCCGCGTCGATCACGATCTGACCGAACCGCACGATCTGGTCGAGCCCGCCGACGACACCGTCGTCCCACCTTTCGCCGACGACACCGTCGTCTCGCCTCTCGCCGACGACACCGTCCTTGCGCCCGTGTCCGACGACTCCCACCCAGACCTCGACGACCATCCCGAACGTCGTCCGGCGGCGGTCGCCCGCCGGCGCCGACGCCGGATCGGCATGGCCGTGGTGGCCGTCGTGATGCTGGCGCTCGTGGCCGGAGTGGGCTACTGGGGTGCGGACAAGGCCGGGCTCTTCGACTCCCGCAAGGACTACTCGAATGCCGCGGGTACCGCCGACGTGCTCGTGCACGTCCCGGCGAACGCGTCGATCAAACAGATCGGCGGCATTCTCGTCGACGACAACGTCGTCGGTAGCGTCCGGGCGTTCGTCGACGCCGCCGACGGGGCCTCGCTGTCCAGCGGCTACTACAAGTTGCGCACCCAGATCCCGGCGGCGGAGGCGGTGAAGATGATCACCGACGCCGACTCGACCAACCGCGTCGGGCGCATCGTCATACCCCCCGGCACCCCGCTGGACACCAAACGCGATACCTCGGGGCGCGTCACCCCCGGCATCTTCGCGATGATCGCCGATCAGACCGGCGTCGAGATCAACGGACAACGCCTCGGGGTGACCGAGCAGCAACTGTCCGACGCGGCCGCCAACGCCAGTATCACCGAACTCGGTGTCCCGAGCTGGGCGCAGGAGTCGGTGACGGCGCTCAACGGCGACCATCGCCGCATCGAGGGCCTGATCGCCCCCGTCACGTGGGAGGACATCGATCCTCACGACAACGCCACGCAGATCCTGAACACCCTGATCACCAGGAGTGCCGCCATGGACGAGGGCTGGGGTCTGGTGAGCAACAACAAGTCCGGGCTCAGTCCGTATCAGACCTTGGTCGCCGCCTCGTTGTTGCAGGGCGAGGTGCAGCCCGACGACTACCCGAAGGTGGCGCGGGTGATCCTGAACCGGCTCGCCAAAGGCCAACGGCTGGAGTTCGATTCGACCGCCAACTACACCGCGAGCGTCGTCGACCTGAACCTGCACGACGATGCGCTCAAGGCGGATACGCCGTGGAACACCTATGTGCGCCAGGGCCTTCCGCCGACACCGATCGGCGCGGTGGCCGAGCCGTCGGTCGAGGCGATGGAGCAGCCCGCCGACGGTGACTGGCTGTACTTCGTGACCGTCGACTCCAAGGGGACGACGCTGTTCACCGACGATTTCGATCAGCATCGACGCAACATCGCCACCGCATGCCAGAACAAGTTCATCACGTGCCGATGA
- a CDS encoding OsmC family protein gives MSGEHHYRVTTTWIGDRGTGTSGYRDYDRTVRIGVDGKPDVIGSADPAFRGDATHHNPEDLLLIAISQCHLLSYLHACVTRGVVVTGYTDEATAVMAQKGNGGHFTSATLRPTVTVADESMVADAHDAHHDAHEWCFIANSVNFPIDHHATVTVG, from the coding sequence ATGTCCGGCGAACACCACTATCGCGTCACCACCACGTGGATCGGCGACCGCGGCACCGGGACGTCCGGGTACCGCGACTACGACCGCACCGTCCGCATCGGCGTCGACGGTAAACCCGATGTGATCGGTTCGGCGGATCCGGCGTTTCGCGGCGATGCGACGCACCACAATCCGGAGGATCTGCTGCTCATCGCGATCTCGCAGTGTCACCTGCTGTCGTATCTGCACGCCTGTGTGACCCGCGGCGTCGTCGTCACCGGCTACACCGACGAGGCGACCGCCGTCATGGCACAGAAGGGCAACGGCGGCCACTTCACCTCCGCCACCCTGCGCCCGACGGTCACGGTTGCCGACGAGTCGATGGTCGCCGACGCCCACGATGCCCACCACGACGCCCACGAGTGGTGTTTCATCGCGAACTCGGTGAACTTCCCGATCGACCACCACGCCACCGTCACCGTCGGCTGA
- the alaS gene encoding alanine--tRNA ligase — protein sequence MQTHDIRKRFLDHFIKAGHTEVPSASLILDDPNLLFVNAGMVPFKPYFLGEQTPPFDRATSVQKCVRTLDIDEVGITTRHNTFFQMAGNFSFGDYFKREAITFAWTLLTNSVEDGGYGIPAEKLWPTVYLDDDEAESIWRDEIGVPAERIQRRGMKDNYWSMGVPGPCGPCSEIFYDRGPAYGIEGGPEADEDRYIEIWNLVFMQNVRGPGGGKEGYEILGPLPKKNIDTGMGIERVACLLQGVDNVYETDLLKPIIDLAASVTGRAYGAGDHEADVRFRVIADHTRTAAMLIGDGVLPGNDGRGYVLRRLLRRVVRSARLLGAGSAASGPNVSGAGSAASGPNVSGADAPTMGAFIGAAIDLMAPSYPELAVKRDHIVSVAVGEEASFAKTLAAGSKLFADAAAATKAANRGTLSGSDAFTLHDTYGFPIDLTLEMAAEAGLQVDEGGFTELMAEQKQRAKADANARKTGHADAGVYREFLDRGPTEFTGYGELVSEARVLGLIADGVRVRSAAAGQELTVILDRTPLYAESGGQMADTGSITTGAGARLTVKDVQRVGKSVWLHSVIVDAGEIVEGDEVLASVDTSWRHGATQGHSGTHMVHAALRQVLGPGATQAGSLNRPGYLRFDFHASGPLSTEQRAQIEEISNEAVEADYRVNTFETGLAEAKAMGALALFGENYGDEVRVVEIGGPFSMELCGGTHVASSAQIGPVTLIGESSVGSGVRRVEAYVGMDSFRHLSKERALMAGLASSLKVPSDEVPARVEQLVTRLRDAEKQLEKMRAEAARASAATLLDRAVAVGSTLLVSGTLPGLDANGLRSVAGDLRGRISDRAAVIALFSPSEDAEQAKVPFVVATTEAARSAGLKAGDVVKEIAPILGGRGGGKPDLAQGSGSDPAGVDPAIRRISELLH from the coding sequence GTGCAGACGCATGACATCAGGAAGCGATTCCTGGATCACTTCATCAAGGCCGGGCACACCGAGGTGCCCAGCGCCTCGCTGATCCTCGACGACCCGAACCTGCTGTTCGTCAATGCCGGCATGGTGCCGTTCAAGCCGTACTTCCTCGGCGAGCAGACCCCGCCGTTCGATCGAGCCACCAGCGTCCAGAAGTGCGTGCGCACCCTCGACATCGACGAGGTCGGCATCACCACCCGTCACAACACCTTCTTCCAGATGGCGGGCAACTTCTCCTTCGGCGACTACTTCAAGCGCGAGGCGATCACCTTCGCCTGGACGCTGCTGACCAACAGCGTCGAGGACGGCGGATACGGCATTCCGGCCGAAAAGCTGTGGCCGACGGTCTATCTCGACGACGACGAGGCAGAGTCGATCTGGCGCGACGAGATCGGCGTGCCCGCCGAGCGCATCCAGCGACGCGGCATGAAGGACAACTACTGGTCGATGGGCGTCCCCGGTCCGTGCGGACCGTGTTCGGAGATCTTCTACGACCGCGGTCCGGCATACGGGATCGAAGGTGGACCCGAGGCCGACGAGGACCGCTACATCGAGATCTGGAATCTCGTGTTCATGCAGAACGTGCGCGGCCCGGGCGGCGGCAAGGAGGGCTACGAGATCCTCGGCCCGCTGCCCAAGAAAAACATCGACACCGGTATGGGCATCGAGCGCGTCGCCTGCCTGCTGCAAGGTGTCGACAACGTCTACGAAACCGATCTACTCAAACCGATCATCGACCTCGCCGCGAGTGTGACTGGACGCGCCTACGGCGCCGGCGACCACGAGGCCGACGTCCGGTTCCGGGTGATCGCCGACCACACCCGCACCGCCGCGATGCTCATCGGCGACGGCGTGCTGCCGGGCAACGACGGCCGCGGCTACGTGCTGCGCCGGTTGCTGCGGCGCGTGGTGCGTTCGGCGAGGTTGCTCGGCGCCGGGAGCGCAGCGAGCGGGCCGAATGTCAGCGGCGCCGGGAGCGCAGCGAGCGGGCCGAATGTCAGCGGCGCGGACGCCCCGACGATGGGGGCGTTCATCGGTGCCGCGATCGATCTGATGGCGCCGTCGTACCCGGAGCTCGCCGTCAAGCGCGACCACATCGTGAGTGTCGCGGTCGGCGAGGAGGCCTCGTTCGCCAAGACGCTCGCCGCCGGGTCGAAGTTGTTCGCCGACGCCGCAGCGGCCACCAAGGCCGCCAACCGGGGCACGCTCTCGGGCAGTGACGCATTCACCCTGCACGACACCTACGGCTTCCCGATCGATCTGACCCTCGAGATGGCCGCCGAGGCCGGGTTACAGGTCGACGAGGGCGGCTTCACCGAACTCATGGCCGAGCAGAAGCAGCGGGCCAAGGCCGATGCGAACGCCCGCAAGACCGGGCACGCCGACGCCGGGGTGTACCGGGAGTTCCTCGATCGTGGACCCACCGAGTTCACCGGATACGGCGAGCTCGTGTCCGAGGCCCGTGTGTTGGGTCTGATCGCCGACGGCGTGCGGGTCCGCAGTGCCGCTGCCGGTCAGGAACTGACGGTGATCCTCGACCGCACCCCGTTGTACGCCGAGTCCGGTGGGCAGATGGCCGACACCGGCTCGATCACCACCGGTGCCGGCGCCCGGTTGACCGTCAAAGATGTTCAGCGCGTGGGCAAGTCGGTGTGGTTGCACAGCGTCATCGTCGATGCCGGGGAGATCGTCGAAGGCGACGAGGTCCTCGCTAGCGTCGACACGAGCTGGCGCCACGGTGCCACGCAAGGACATTCGGGTACCCACATGGTGCATGCGGCGCTCCGTCAGGTCCTCGGACCCGGTGCGACACAGGCGGGTTCGTTGAATCGTCCCGGATACCTGCGCTTCGACTTCCACGCGTCGGGACCACTGTCGACCGAGCAGCGCGCCCAGATCGAGGAGATCTCCAACGAGGCCGTCGAGGCCGACTACCGGGTCAACACCTTCGAGACCGGTCTGGCCGAGGCGAAGGCCATGGGCGCGTTGGCTCTGTTCGGGGAGAACTATGGTGACGAGGTGCGGGTGGTCGAGATCGGCGGCCCGTTCTCGATGGAGCTGTGCGGCGGCACCCATGTCGCGTCGTCGGCGCAGATCGGGCCGGTGACGCTCATCGGCGAGTCCTCGGTCGGTTCCGGGGTGCGCCGCGTCGAGGCCTATGTCGGCATGGACTCGTTCCGCCATCTGTCGAAGGAACGCGCACTGATGGCCGGTCTCGCGTCGTCGTTGAAGGTGCCCTCCGACGAGGTGCCTGCCCGCGTCGAGCAACTCGTCACGCGTTTGCGCGACGCCGAGAAGCAGCTGGAGAAAATGCGTGCCGAGGCGGCTCGCGCATCGGCGGCCACGTTGCTCGATCGGGCGGTGGCGGTGGGGTCGACGCTGCTCGTCTCGGGCACGCTGCCCGGGCTCGATGCCAACGGATTGCGGTCGGTGGCGGGGGATCTGCGTGGCCGGATCAGCGATCGTGCCGCGGTGATCGCACTGTTCTCCCCGAGTGAGGACGCCGAGCAGGCCAAGGTGCCGTTCGTCGTCGCCACCACCGAGGCCGCCCGCTCGGCCGGACTCAAGGCCGGCGATGTGGTGAAGGAGATCGCGCCCATCCTCGGTGGCCGCGGCGGCGGTAAACCCGATCTGGCGCAGGGATCGGGATCCGATCCGGCGGGCGTGGACCCGGCGATCCGACGGATTTCCGAGCTCCTGCACTGA
- the ruvX gene encoding Holliday junction resolvase RuvX, with product MPDSGIDDQRTRRGRRLGIDVGSVRIGVAVCDPDGILATPVETVRRDTSGGSDVTRIAELAAEHEVVGIVIGLPKTLRNTDGVAVAAAREFGDALTTAIAPVPVEYVDERLTTVTAAQALRASGRSAKASRSVIDQAAAVAILQGWLDARR from the coding sequence ATGCCGGATTCGGGGATCGACGACCAGCGGACGCGGCGGGGCCGGCGTCTGGGCATCGATGTCGGCAGCGTGCGGATCGGAGTCGCGGTGTGCGACCCCGACGGGATTCTGGCGACCCCGGTCGAAACCGTCCGACGGGACACGTCCGGGGGGTCGGATGTGACGAGGATCGCCGAACTCGCCGCAGAGCACGAGGTCGTCGGGATCGTCATCGGTTTGCCGAAGACGCTGCGGAACACCGACGGAGTGGCCGTGGCCGCCGCACGGGAGTTCGGCGACGCCCTGACCACCGCGATTGCCCCGGTGCCCGTCGAGTACGTCGACGAACGGCTCACCACGGTGACCGCGGCGCAGGCGTTGCGGGCGAGTGGCCGGTCGGCGAAGGCGTCGCGCTCGGTGATTGATCAGGCTGCGGCGGTCGCTATCCTGCAGGGATGGCTGGACGCGCGACGATGA
- a CDS encoding MFS transporter, whose amino-acid sequence MSITETLGGVQGPPVLSARARTVALLCLLTASFMELMDATVVNVALRTMQSDLGLSAAALQWIAAGYPLAYASGLVLGARLGDRYGRRRMFVIGLAAFGAASLACGLAADPASLVAFRFLQGLAAALMVPQVLTCIQVLYPPAQRGTAMGMFTSVIGFAAVAGPLLGGVITAGDWWGMSWRPIFLINVPIAVLAILAARAFLPESKAQVPAPIVVTSAVLLGAGLASLMVPITVGPEHGWPAWGFGCMALGVGLLAEFGRRQWASARRGVEPMVPPAVFATRSFTAGLAAFAAFMVPTGGFFLVQSLYAQSALGFSVLRAGLMWLPFSVTVFVAAGISATVLAPRFGASVLRCGALVFAVGVVTMMLAARTDDPYWWLVPALVLAGAGFGLVVGSAGLLVLDEVPVHRAGAASGVFNTVQALSVAVGAAVIGTIFTSATSMDAGYRAAMIAMVALVVVGAVVSFAMPRRRGVVLTDSER is encoded by the coding sequence ATGTCGATCACCGAAACCCTTGGGGGAGTGCAGGGCCCACCTGTCTTGAGCGCTCGCGCCCGCACCGTGGCCCTGCTGTGCCTGCTGACCGCGTCGTTCATGGAATTGATGGACGCCACCGTGGTCAACGTCGCGCTGCGCACCATGCAGTCCGATCTCGGGCTGTCCGCGGCGGCGTTGCAGTGGATCGCCGCCGGGTACCCGCTGGCATATGCGTCGGGTCTGGTGCTCGGTGCGCGACTCGGCGATCGGTACGGGCGTCGCCGGATGTTCGTGATCGGGCTGGCCGCCTTCGGTGCCGCCTCGTTGGCGTGTGGCCTCGCCGCGGATCCGGCGTCTCTGGTCGCCTTCCGATTCCTTCAGGGACTCGCCGCGGCCCTGATGGTTCCGCAGGTGCTCACCTGCATCCAGGTGTTGTATCCGCCCGCGCAGCGGGGTACCGCCATGGGGATGTTCACCTCCGTGATCGGGTTCGCCGCCGTGGCGGGCCCGCTGCTCGGCGGCGTCATCACCGCAGGTGACTGGTGGGGGATGTCGTGGCGACCGATCTTCCTCATCAATGTCCCGATCGCCGTCCTGGCGATCCTGGCCGCTCGCGCGTTCCTTCCGGAGTCCAAGGCGCAGGTGCCCGCCCCGATCGTCGTCACGTCGGCGGTGCTGCTCGGCGCGGGGCTGGCGAGTCTGATGGTTCCGATCACCGTGGGTCCCGAACATGGCTGGCCTGCATGGGGATTCGGTTGCATGGCGCTCGGGGTGGGGTTGCTGGCCGAATTCGGCCGTCGGCAGTGGGCCTCGGCGCGGCGCGGTGTGGAGCCGATGGTGCCCCCGGCGGTGTTCGCCACCCGGTCGTTCACCGCCGGACTCGCGGCATTCGCCGCCTTCATGGTGCCGACCGGCGGTTTCTTCCTGGTCCAGTCGCTCTACGCGCAATCGGCGCTGGGCTTCTCGGTGCTACGCGCCGGCCTGATGTGGCTGCCCTTCTCGGTGACGGTGTTCGTCGCCGCAGGCATATCGGCGACAGTGCTGGCACCCCGGTTCGGGGCCTCGGTGCTGCGATGCGGCGCACTGGTATTCGCCGTCGGGGTGGTCACGATGATGCTCGCGGCACGCACCGACGATCCCTACTGGTGGTTGGTGCCGGCCTTGGTCCTGGCCGGCGCCGGTTTCGGGCTCGTCGTCGGGTCGGCAGGTCTGCTGGTGCTCGACGAGGTTCCGGTGCATCGGGCCGGCGCCGCCTCGGGTGTGTTCAACACCGTGCAGGCGTTGTCGGTCGCGGTGGGTGCTGCGGTGATCGGGACGATCTTCACCTCCGCGACGTCCATGGACGCCGGATACCGCGCGGCGATGATCGCGATGGTCGCGCTGGTGGTCGTCGGCGCGGTGGTGTCGTTCGCGATGCCCCGGCGGCGTGGGGTGGTTCTCACGGATTCCGAACGGTGA
- a CDS encoding MFS transporter, which yields MSDLTDQHVDQVANKNRRVQSHNHFHSPTLRHPGAALAALALGGFGIGLTEFIISGLLTDVADDLRVSVPTAGALIWSYALAVAVGAFTVTPLLSRRPPKSALLLLLGFFIAGSVLTALAPTFPIAVLGRVLTAMCHGGYFGIGAVLAAELVRPDRKARAIAVMFGGLTLANVVGVPFGTVVGQHFGWRAAFWVVSIVGVLALLAILALVPARPAPPATSGSSYRVLARPQVIASIVLTMTLFGGLFGAFIYIEPLVTHITGYSDAAVPWLLVLFGAGLCVGNAVGGWGADRSLTMTLRVLAVSLTITLTVYALVVPWPIPVAILLFVMGFVGFATSPALQLRVMRSAPAAPTMASAANIAAFNVGNAIGTLLGGLTIGAGLGWVSPVWVGVGMATVATVLTFTVRNP from the coding sequence ATGTCCGACCTCACCGACCAACACGTCGATCAGGTGGCCAACAAGAATCGAAGAGTGCAGTCGCACAACCACTTCCACTCCCCCACACTTCGACACCCGGGCGCGGCGCTGGCGGCGCTGGCACTCGGTGGCTTCGGCATCGGTCTGACCGAGTTCATCATCTCGGGCCTGCTCACCGACGTCGCCGACGACCTGCGCGTCAGCGTGCCCACCGCGGGCGCACTCATCTGGTCGTATGCCCTCGCCGTAGCAGTGGGCGCCTTCACCGTCACCCCCCTTCTGAGCCGACGCCCACCCAAGTCCGCACTCCTGTTGTTGCTGGGCTTCTTCATCGCAGGCAGTGTGCTCACCGCGCTGGCACCGACATTCCCGATCGCGGTACTCGGCCGTGTCCTCACCGCCATGTGCCACGGGGGCTACTTCGGAATCGGTGCCGTCCTGGCCGCCGAGCTCGTCCGCCCGGACCGCAAGGCCCGCGCCATCGCGGTGATGTTCGGCGGACTGACCCTGGCGAATGTGGTCGGCGTACCGTTCGGCACGGTGGTCGGGCAGCATTTCGGATGGCGGGCAGCGTTCTGGGTGGTCAGCATCGTTGGTGTCCTTGCCTTGCTCGCCATCCTCGCGTTGGTGCCCGCGCGGCCCGCACCACCGGCGACTTCCGGTTCGTCCTACCGCGTGCTGGCACGTCCCCAGGTGATCGCGTCGATAGTGTTGACGATGACCCTCTTCGGCGGCCTCTTTGGTGCATTCATCTACATCGAACCGCTGGTCACCCACATCACCGGCTACTCCGATGCGGCGGTGCCATGGCTGTTGGTGCTGTTCGGTGCAGGTCTGTGCGTCGGCAACGCCGTGGGTGGGTGGGGCGCCGACCGCTCACTGACCATGACGTTGCGCGTGTTGGCTGTGTCGCTCACGATCACCCTCACCGTCTACGCGCTCGTCGTGCCCTGGCCGATACCGGTCGCGATCCTGCTGTTCGTGATGGGTTTCGTCGGTTTCGCGACCAGCCCAGCACTGCAATTGCGGGTGATGCGCAGCGCCCCCGCTGCACCGACGATGGCGTCGGCGGCCAACATCGCAGCCTTCAACGTCGGCAACGCGATCGGAACCCTCCTCGGCGGACTCACCATCGGCGCGGGACTGGGCTGGGTGTCGCCGGTGTGGGTCGGCGTCGGAATGGCCACGGTGGCAACCGTGCTCACCTTCACCGTTCGGAATCCGTGA
- a CDS encoding helix-turn-helix transcriptional regulator: MTNASLPVDQLADFLRSRRAAVAPDDLGMVTNGFRRVPGLRREELAELAGVSLTYYTRLEQGAATNPSTQVLDALARALRLDDTETSHLYRLAGATTQPSNHARTLRPGLATLLDAMPDVAAMALSPTQHIVGWNRLGHAVFAGHLEPSAPYGPTPPNKVAMLFNDPATRALHRDWEHEARLAVASLRFVVAPLAARPEAIALIDELSTASEDFARIWAQHPVQACSSGVKYFNHPVVGALELRYEMLHLPEDDGYRLILMHAVPGSADDDSLRMLASTTHPG; this comes from the coding sequence ATGACCAACGCATCGCTGCCCGTCGACCAGCTCGCGGACTTCTTGCGCTCTCGGCGTGCCGCGGTCGCGCCGGATGATCTCGGGATGGTGACGAATGGCTTCCGCAGAGTGCCGGGCCTGCGGCGAGAGGAACTTGCCGAACTCGCCGGCGTCTCACTCACCTACTACACGCGCCTCGAGCAGGGTGCGGCGACCAATCCGTCGACCCAGGTACTCGACGCACTCGCGCGCGCTCTGCGGCTCGACGACACCGAGACGAGTCATCTTTATCGGCTGGCGGGTGCGACAACGCAACCGTCGAATCATGCGCGGACCCTCCGACCGGGTCTGGCCACTCTGCTCGACGCAATGCCCGACGTCGCGGCGATGGCCCTGTCTCCAACTCAACACATCGTCGGATGGAATCGCCTGGGGCATGCAGTCTTTGCCGGACACCTCGAACCGTCGGCACCATACGGCCCGACGCCTCCGAACAAGGTCGCGATGTTGTTCAACGATCCGGCAACACGAGCGCTCCATCGCGACTGGGAGCATGAGGCGCGTCTGGCGGTGGCATCCTTGCGGTTTGTCGTCGCACCGCTGGCGGCGCGGCCCGAGGCCATCGCACTGATTGACGAGTTATCCACAGCCAGTGAAGATTTCGCGCGCATTTGGGCGCAGCACCCAGTGCAGGCGTGTTCGAGTGGAGTCAAGTATTTCAACCACCCTGTGGTGGGTGCGTTGGAATTGCGCTACGAGATGCTGCACCTGCCCGAGGACGACGGTTACCGGCTGATCCTGATGCATGCCGTTCCCGGCTCCGCCGACGATGACTCACTGCGCATGCTCGCCAGCACCACTCACCCGGGATAG